The DNA sequence AAGACCGGCTCCGTCCAGTCCCAGTTGGCCGAGCCCCTGCCCGACGAGCAGATCCACATCGGTCCCAGCGACTACATCCCGTGGCTGGAAGACAACAAGGTGTGCCAGATCCGCATGGAAGGCTTCGGCTTCGGTGACCAGCCCATCACCTTGGACCTGCGCCTGTCGGTGCAGGATTCGCCCAACAGCGCCGGGGTGATGATCGACGCCGTCCGCTACGCCAAGGTGGCCCTGGATCGCCGGATCGGCGGCCCCCTGCTGGGTCCCTCGGCCTATCTCATGAAGACCCCGCCGGTGCAGATGACCGACGAGGAAGCCCGGCAGCGGTGCCTGGCCTTCGCCCGCGGTGAGCCCGAAGTGCCCTTGCCGGCGGCGGCGGGTTTCGGCGACGCCCAGGAACGCTGAATGAAAGCAGTTATTCTCGCGGCCGGTGAAGGCAGCCGGTTCCGCAGCACGGTGGCCGATGTGCCCAAGCCTTGCTGGCGCCTGATGGGCGCAGCGCTGGTGGAGCGGGCCATCCGGTGCGCTGCGGCGGCCGGCTGCCGGGAAGCCGTGGTCGTCACCGGCTACGCGGCCGATCGGGTGGAGGCTTTTCTGGCGGAGTTGACCGGCGGCCCCGGGCGCCGGGGCCGCTCCCTGCCCATACCGGTCCGCTGGGTCAGGGCTCCCCAGTGGCAGCGGGGGAACGGGGCCAGCCTCCTGGCGGCGGCCCAGGCGGTGGACGGCCGGCGGTTCCTCCTGCTCATGGCCGACCACGTCATGGACCCGCGGCTGTGTCGCCAGGCGGTGGCCGCCGGCCGGCACCTGACGGACGGCCAGGTGCTGCTGCTGGTGGACCCGCGCCTGGACCAGGTGTACGACCGGGACGAGGCCACCAAGGTGCGCCGGGAGGGCGCCCGCATCACCGCCATCGGCAAGGAAATCGCCTGCTACGACGCGGTGGACACCGGCGTTTTCGTGGGCGGGCCTGCCTTCTTTGATGCCTTGAGGGCAGTGGACCAGGGCAACGGCCGCTTGACCATCTCTGACGCCGCCGCCCTGCTGGCCCGGCAGGGCCGTCTCGTGGCCCATCCCGTGCGGGATGGCTGGTGGGTGGACGTGGACGACGCCCCGGCCCTGGCATATGCCCAGTCCCAGCTTCTTCAGAGCGCCGTCTCATCAGGCGGCGACGGGCCCGTGGCCCGGCATCTGAACCGGCCTATTTCGCGGTGGATCACGGCGCTGCTGGCTCCCACGGGCATCACCGCCAACACCGTCACCTGGATGGCCTTTGGCCTGGCGGTGGCCGGCGCCGCCGCCTTTGCCGCCGGCCAGCCGGTGCTGGGCGGCCTGCTGGTGCAGTTGTCGTCCATCTTGGACGGCAGCGACGGGGAGTTGGCCCGGCTGCGCCTCCAGGCCGGCCCGGCGGGATCTCTCTTAGACACGGTTTTGGATCGCTACGCCGATGCGGCGGTCATCGCCGGGCTGATGGTGGGAGCCTTGGGCCAGGGCAACCCCCTGGCCCTCACGGTGGGCGCTGCCTTGGCGGCCTTGGCCGGGGTGCCCTTGTCGGCCCTCATCAAAGACCGGGTGCAGTGGCTCCGGGCCCAGCGGGGCGACACGGCTCGGTACGACCCCCTGCGCCATGACCCCGCCTGGCTGTCGTGGCTGCCCGCCAACCGGGACGGCCGCTGCCTGGTCATCTTCCTGGCGGGCCTCATCGGCAAGCCCCTTTGGGCTCTGGTGGTCTTGGCCGTCGTCGCCAACCTGGCCGCCTTTGTCAGGGTGCGCCACGGCATGGCGGATTTGGCGAGGTAATTCTTCGCCGGAATTCTATCAGGCATCTGCAGTTTAAAGGGGTTGGCACCCCTGCTCCGCCGCTTCGGCGGCGGCCGGGTGCGCTCTGCCTCCGCATAAAGCGGCACGGGCGGAACTGGCCGCGTTCCTGTTCGCCCCGCCGGCTTTGCTCAGCGGTGAACATTTAAACCAGTTCCGGGTTCAACCTTGAACACATCTGCCGGCCCACGCTCAGCAGTGAACAAGCCCGGCGTATATGGGCCATTTTTCGGGCGAGCAGGCGCATCAGGAGCAGGTTCGAGGCTCTCTTGTCCGTTGACAGCGTCCCCCTTGTTCGATTCTGAACCAAAACTGCCCGTCCGGTTCAGTGGCGAGCAGAA is a window from the Sphingobacteriaceae bacterium genome containing:
- a CDS encoding NTP transferase domain-containing protein — encoded protein: MKAVILAAGEGSRFRSTVADVPKPCWRLMGAALVERAIRCAAAAGCREAVVVTGYAADRVEAFLAELTGGPGRRGRSLPIPVRWVRAPQWQRGNGASLLAAAQAVDGRRFLLLMADHVMDPRLCRQAVAAGRHLTDGQVLLLVDPRLDQVYDRDEATKVRREGARITAIGKEIACYDAVDTGVFVGGPAFFDALRAVDQGNGRLTISDAAALLARQGRLVAHPVRDGWWVDVDDAPALAYAQSQLLQSAVSSGGDGPVARHLNRPISRWITALLAPTGITANTVTWMAFGLAVAGAAAFAAGQPVLGGLLVQLSSILDGSDGELARLRLQAGPAGSLLDTVLDRYADAAVIAGLMVGALGQGNPLALTVGAALAALAGVPLSALIKDRVQWLRAQRGDTARYDPLRHDPAWLSWLPANRDGRCLVIFLAGLIGKPLWALVVLAVVANLAAFVRVRHGMADLAR